Genomic DNA from Prunus persica cultivar Lovell chromosome G1, Prunus_persica_NCBIv2, whole genome shotgun sequence:
AATTCTTCGTTTGTTTGCACAAAATATGCTTAAAGCTTGAAGATTAGGATATTTTGTAGAGTTTTTCAATCgaaatttcttccttttcaagatgaaaatttggaaaaattgtCACTTTAGAAAAAGtaagaataaaattttcacaatgGTTGAATggtgtttgttttttgaacTTTTAGATTGTTTTTCTGTGGATATCAGATACTAGCATGGATGGAGGCTCAAAGCGATTTTCGACTGTCGCCGGGTGATCATGCCATGAGGTTGGAATCAATCATAAAAGTGAAGGGTATGTTGAAAGCTGAAGAGTATTTTGAGAATTTAGCTGCCACTGCTTCAAAAAAAGCTGCttgtcttcctcttcttcatggCTATGTTGTGGAAAAGGACACAGAGAAAGCAGAGGCTCTGATGCTGAAGCTTGGTGGGTTGGGGCTGATTGTGAGCCCTCATCCCTATAATGAGATGATGAAGTTGTATATGGGCACATGTCAATTTAGGAAAGTGCCCCTTGTTGTAgttcaaatgaagaaaaacaagatacCATTAACTGTTTTGTCCTACAACCTCTGGATGAATGCATGTGCCAAGCTATCCGGGGTTGCTTCAGTAGAGATGGTTTACAAAGAAATGGTGAATGATGAGAATGTTCAGGTTGGATGGAGCACTTTGTCTACTTTAGCCAATGTCTATATGAAAGCAGGCCTTGTTGACAAAGCCAGTTTGGCCCTAAGAAGGGCTGAAGAGAAGCTGTCTGACTATAACCGCCTTGgttatttttttctcattaCGCAATATACTTCTTTAAAGATGAAAGAGGACGTCCTGCGTTTATGGGAAGCTAGTAAGGCGGTACCTGGGAGAATTCCATGTACTAATTACATGCATATACTGTTGTGTTTGGTGAAGCTAGGTGATATTGTGGAAGCAGAGAGGATTTTTATGGAGTGGGAGTCCACCTGCTTTAGGTACGATGTTCGAATCTCCAATGTCCTTCTAGGTGCATACATGCGGAATGGAATGGTAGAGAAAGCTGAGTCGTTGCATCTGCACTCATTGCAGAGAGGCGGTTACCCGAATTATAAGACATGGGAGATCCTTATGGAAGGATGGCTGAAAAGCCAATACATTGATAAAGCCATTGAAGCGATGCAAAGAGGGTTCAGTATGTTGCAAGATTGTCATTGGAGGCCATCGCATGATACTATAATGGCCTTTTCTGGTTATTTCGAAAGGCATGGGAATATTGAGGACGCAAATTGGT
This window encodes:
- the LOC18790350 gene encoding pentatricopeptide repeat-containing protein At5g27460 isoform X1 — protein: MATSCGLFTGLRRCSPHFANSVGWRRQLSSLCSSSSPVERRKDDELKSKIFGLKNPGRSATTVIQKWVDRGNKVSVLELRRISIQLLKSKRFDHALQILAWMEAQSDFRLSPGDHAMRLESIIKVKGMLKAEEYFENLAATASKKAACLPLLHGYVVEKDTEKAEALMLKLGGLGLIVSPHPYNEMMKLYMGTCQFRKVPLVVVQMKKNKIPLTVLSYNLWMNACAKLSGVASVEMVYKEMVNDENVQVGWSTLSTLANVYMKAGLVDKASLALRRAEEKLSDYNRLGYFFLITQYTSLKMKEDVLRLWEASKAVPGRIPCTNYMHILLCLVKLGDIVEAERIFMEWESTCFRYDVRISNVLLGAYMRNGMVEKAESLHLHSLQRGGYPNYKTWEILMEGWLKSQYIDKAIEAMQRGFSMLQDCHWRPSHDTIMAFSGYFERHGNIEDANWYVRVIHDLGCASLPLYKSVLRLHLSAQRSASDILKMMEKDMIEMDDETSALVQAFEV
- the LOC18790350 gene encoding pentatricopeptide repeat-containing protein At5g27460 isoform X2, with the protein product MATSCGLFTGLRRCSPHFANSVGWRRQLSSLCSSSSPVERRKDDELKSKIFGLKNPGRSATTVIQKWVDRGNKILAWMEAQSDFRLSPGDHAMRLESIIKVKGMLKAEEYFENLAATASKKAACLPLLHGYVVEKDTEKAEALMLKLGGLGLIVSPHPYNEMMKLYMGTCQFRKVPLVVVQMKKNKIPLTVLSYNLWMNACAKLSGVASVEMVYKEMVNDENVQVGWSTLSTLANVYMKAGLVDKASLALRRAEEKLSDYNRLGYFFLITQYTSLKMKEDVLRLWEASKAVPGRIPCTNYMHILLCLVKLGDIVEAERIFMEWESTCFRYDVRISNVLLGAYMRNGMVEKAESLHLHSLQRGGYPNYKTWEILMEGWLKSQYIDKAIEAMQRGFSMLQDCHWRPSHDTIMAFSGYFERHGNIEDANWYVRVIHDLGCASLPLYKSVLRLHLSAQRSASDILKMMEKDMIEMDDETSALVQAFEV